A stretch of Lepisosteus oculatus isolate fLepOcu1 chromosome 11, fLepOcu1.hap2, whole genome shotgun sequence DNA encodes these proteins:
- the ctsl.1 gene encoding cathepsin L.1, whose translation MKLFIVAAAVVTVVYSASLSLEDLEFHAWKLKYGKSYSSHAEEARRKGTWLSNRKQAIVHNMLADQGIKSYRLGMTFFADMDNEEYRRVAFRGCLGRFNTTKARHGSTYLRQAGGANLPDSVDWTAKGYVTEVKDQKDCGSCWAFSTTGSLEGQNFRKTGKLVSLSEQQLVDCSTDYGNYGCGGGLMDQAFQYVIDNGGIDTEESYPYEAVDGLCRYKPSSVGATCSGYSDITSADESALQEAVATVGPVSVAIDAGHVSFQLYESGIYNEPECSSSDLDHGVLAVGYGSSNGMDYWLVKNSWGLSWGDGGYIRMSRNKNNQCGIATAASYPLV comes from the exons ATGAAACTCTTCATTGTAGCCGCTGCTGTGGTGACCGTGGTCTACTCGGCCAGCCTGTCCCTAGAAGATCTCGAGTTTCACGCGTGGAAACTTAAGTACG GGAAGTCCTACAGCTCCCATGCGGAGGAGGCCCGGCGTAAAGGGACCTGGCTGTCCAACCGCAAGCAGGCTATCGTGCACAACATGCTGGCAGACCAGGGCATCAAGTCCTACAGGCTGGGGATGACCTTCTTTGCAGATATG GACAACGAGGAGTACAGGCGCGTGGCGTTCCGGGGCTGCCTGGGCCGCTTCAACACCACCAAGGCCAGGCACGGCTCCACCTACCTGCGGCAGGCAGGGGGCGCCAATCTGCCCGACAGCGTTGACTGGACAGCAAAGGGATACGTCACAGAGGTCAAGGACCAGAAGGACTGTGGCTCATGCTGGGCCTTCAGCACG ACAGGGTCTCTGGAAGGGCAGAACTTCAGAAAGACTGGGAAGCTGGTGTCTCTGAGCGAGCAACAGCTGGTCGACTGCTCTACGGACTATGGGAACTACGGCTGTGGAGGAGGCCTGATGGACCAGGCCTTCCAGTACGTCATTGATAACGGAGGCATCGACACTGAGGAATCCTACCCCTACGAGGCCGTG GATGGACTATGCCGATACAAGCCGAGCAGCGTGGGAGCCACCTGCTCTGGGTATTCTGACATTACCAGCGCAGACGAGAGCGCCCTGCAGGAGGCTGTGGCCACTGTGGGGCCCGTGTCTGTGGCCATTGATGCAGGACATGTTTCCTTCCAGCTCTACGAGTCAG GTATCTACAATGAGCCAGAGTGCAGCAGCTCTGACCTGGACCACGGTGTCCTGGCTGTGGGGTATGGCTCTTCTAATGGTATGGACTACTGGCTGGTAAAGAACAG CTGGGGTCTCTCTTGGGGAGATGGCGGCTACATCAGGATGAGCAGAAACAAGAACAACCAGTGTGGGATTGCTACAGCAGCCAGCTATCCTCTAGTCTAG